Proteins encoded in a region of the Diabrotica undecimpunctata isolate CICGRU chromosome 10, icDiaUnde3, whole genome shotgun sequence genome:
- the LOC140451763 gene encoding uncharacterized protein encodes MAVTYPSGWMPSENFVKYLKHFIQYACPSKNNSVLMLMDNHTSHVSLEVITLCRKNHITLLGFLPHSSHRIQPVNASIHGPLKTAYSQACEDFLISNPGHLITLYDVATLFGKEDLKAKTVLNALSGFRATGIYPVDSQVFDVLMMF; translated from the coding sequence ATGGCAGTAACTTATCCTTCTGGATGGATGCCTtctgaaaattttgttaaatatttgaaACATTTCATTCAATACGCTTGTCCAAGCAAAAACAACTCTGTGTTAATGTTAATGGATAACCACACCAGTCACGTTTCTTTGGAAGTCATTACGCTATGCCGGAAAAATCACATTACTCTACTTGGTTTTCTACCGCATAGCAGTCATCGTATACAACCAGTGAACGCGTCAATACATGGACCTTTGAAAACAGCATACTCTCAAGCTTGCGAAGATTTTTTGATCAGTAATCCGGGTCATCTTATAACATTGTATGACGTTGCAACCCTATTTGGAAAAGAGGACTTAAAAgcaaaaactgttttaaatgcTCTTAGTGGTTTTAGAGCCACTGGTATATATCCTGTTGATAGCCAGGTGTTTGATGTACTGATGATGTTTTGA